In Musa acuminata AAA Group cultivar baxijiao chromosome BXJ2-3, Cavendish_Baxijiao_AAA, whole genome shotgun sequence, the following proteins share a genomic window:
- the LOC135608536 gene encoding cytochrome P450 CYP72A616-like isoform X2, with protein MAEFLAADVLWSLGWGVAGLLFLAWALRVLNWAWWRPRRLERALRAQGLKGTAYRFPYGDLKENARFSKEARAKSMPLAHNIIPRLLPFYHRAMDEYGKISFTWSGPVPQVAITDPELVREVLSNKFGHFGKPNQNPLARFFARGLAVYEGEKWVKHRRILNPAFHAETLKRMLPAFSACCSDLMDRWENMAGSEACYELDVWPELQSFTGDVISRTAFGSSYEEGRPIFQLQAEQAELLIQVIQNLYVPGFLPTPKNKRIKAIDREIRSILRGIIKKREQDIKTGMASNDDLLGLLMESNMKHLQEDGNKNAGMTTEDVIEECKLFYFAGQETTSVLLTWTMICLSMHPTWQIRAREEVLRVFGENKPDFDGLSHLKIVTMILYEVLRLYPPFILLRRQTYKTMKLGDVVYPPGVLLLLHAIFVHHDPNLWGKDASEFNPERFGEGVSKASKEQVAFFPFGGGPRICIGQNFALLEAKMGLSMILQHFSFDLSPSYAHAPHTVFTLHPQHGAQIRLRKLLSTYTDEIAGKICK; from the exons ATGGCCGAGTTCCTGGCGGCGGACGTGCTGTGGAGCTTGGGATGGGGCGTGGCCGGGCTGCTGTTTCTGGCGTGGGCCTTGCGGGTGCTCAACTGGGCGTGGTGGAGGCCGAGGCGGCTGGAGCGCGCGCTCCGGGCGCAGGGGCTCAAAGGCACCGCATACCGCTTCCCCTACGGCGACCTCAAGGAGAACGCGCGGTTCAGCAAGGAGGCCCGCGCCAAGTCCATGCCCCTCGCCCACAACATCATCCCTCGCCTTCTCCCTTTTTATCATCGCGCCATGGACGAGTACG GTAAGATATCATTCACATGGTCGGGGCCTGTGCCGCAAGTGGCCATCACGGATCCGGAGCTGGTGAGGGAGGTTCTATCCAATAAGTTCGGCCACTTCGGGAAGCCGAACCAGAACCCCCTCGCCCGGTTCTTCGCCAGAGGCCTCGCTGTGTACGAAGGCGAAAAGTGGGTCAAACATAGGAGGATTCTGAATCCTGCTTTCCATGCGGAGACGCTAAAG CGAATGTTGCCTGCATTCTCTGCTTGCTGTAGTGATCTGATGGATAGATGGGAGAATATGGCGGGCTCTGAGGCATGTTATGAGTTAGATGTTTGGCCTGAGCTCCAAAGCTTCACTGGAGATGTCATTTCACGAACTGCCTTCGGTAGCAGCTACGAAGAAGGAAGGCCAATTTTCCAACTTCAAGCTGAGCAGGCTGAGCTCCTTATTCAGGTTATCCAAAATCTTTATGTCCCAGG gtttcttcccacccCAAAGAATAAGAGAATAAAAGCAATTGATAGAGAGATCCGATCGATTCTGAGAGGCATAATAAAGAAGAGAGAACAGGATATAAAGACTGGAATGGCAAGCAACGATGACCTGTTGGGGCTGTTGATGGAGTCCAACATGAAGCACTTACAAGAAGATGGGAACAAGAATGCCGGGATGACAACCGAAGATGTGATTGAAGAATGCAAGCTCTTCTACTTTGCAGGGCAGGAGACAACATCTGTGTTGCTGACATGGACAATGATCTGCTTGAGCATGCATCCTACCTGGCAGATCCGCGCTAGAGAAGAAGTTCTTCGAGTCTTTGGCGAAAACAAACCCGATTTCGATGGCCTGAGCCACTTAAAGATC GTGACCATGATTCTGTATGAGGTGCTCAGGCTATACCCTCCATTTATTCTCCTCCGGAGGCAGACATACAAGACGATGAAACTTGGAGATGTGGTTTACCCACCAGGAGTTCTCCTCCTGCTGCATGCAATCTTCGTCCACCATGATCCAAACCTGTGGGGCAAAGATGCCAGTGAGTTCAATCCAGAGAGGTTCGGCGAAGGGGTCTCAAAGGCGTCGAAGGAACAGGTTGCGTTCTTCCCGTTCGGCGGAGGCCCTCGAATTTGCATCGGCCAGAACTTTGCGTTGCTGGAAGCAAAGATGGGACTGAGCATGATTCTTCAGCATTTCTCCTTTGATCTCTCGCCGTCGTATGCTCACGCTCCACACACTGTCTTCACTCTTCATCCCCAGCACGGTGCTCAAATAAGGTTGCGAAAACTCTTAAGTACTTATACTGATGAAATTGCAGGCAAAATATGTAAGTGA
- the LOC135608536 gene encoding cytochrome P450 CYP72A616-like isoform X1, producing the protein MAEFLAADVLWSLGWGVAGLLFLAWALRVLNWAWWRPRRLERALRAQGLKGTAYRFPYGDLKENARFSKEARAKSMPLAHNIIPRLLPFYHRAMDEYGKISFTWSGPVPQVAITDPELVREVLSNKFGHFGKPNQNPLARFFARGLAVYEGEKWVKHRRILNPAFHAETLKRMLPAFSACCSDLMDRWENMAGSEACYELDVWPELQSFTGDVISRTAFGSSYEEGRPIFQLQAEQAELLIQVIQNLYVPGYRFLPTPKNKRIKAIDREIRSILRGIIKKREQDIKTGMASNDDLLGLLMESNMKHLQEDGNKNAGMTTEDVIEECKLFYFAGQETTSVLLTWTMICLSMHPTWQIRAREEVLRVFGENKPDFDGLSHLKIVTMILYEVLRLYPPFILLRRQTYKTMKLGDVVYPPGVLLLLHAIFVHHDPNLWGKDASEFNPERFGEGVSKASKEQVAFFPFGGGPRICIGQNFALLEAKMGLSMILQHFSFDLSPSYAHAPHTVFTLHPQHGAQIRLRKLLSTYTDEIAGKICK; encoded by the exons ATGGCCGAGTTCCTGGCGGCGGACGTGCTGTGGAGCTTGGGATGGGGCGTGGCCGGGCTGCTGTTTCTGGCGTGGGCCTTGCGGGTGCTCAACTGGGCGTGGTGGAGGCCGAGGCGGCTGGAGCGCGCGCTCCGGGCGCAGGGGCTCAAAGGCACCGCATACCGCTTCCCCTACGGCGACCTCAAGGAGAACGCGCGGTTCAGCAAGGAGGCCCGCGCCAAGTCCATGCCCCTCGCCCACAACATCATCCCTCGCCTTCTCCCTTTTTATCATCGCGCCATGGACGAGTACG GTAAGATATCATTCACATGGTCGGGGCCTGTGCCGCAAGTGGCCATCACGGATCCGGAGCTGGTGAGGGAGGTTCTATCCAATAAGTTCGGCCACTTCGGGAAGCCGAACCAGAACCCCCTCGCCCGGTTCTTCGCCAGAGGCCTCGCTGTGTACGAAGGCGAAAAGTGGGTCAAACATAGGAGGATTCTGAATCCTGCTTTCCATGCGGAGACGCTAAAG CGAATGTTGCCTGCATTCTCTGCTTGCTGTAGTGATCTGATGGATAGATGGGAGAATATGGCGGGCTCTGAGGCATGTTATGAGTTAGATGTTTGGCCTGAGCTCCAAAGCTTCACTGGAGATGTCATTTCACGAACTGCCTTCGGTAGCAGCTACGAAGAAGGAAGGCCAATTTTCCAACTTCAAGCTGAGCAGGCTGAGCTCCTTATTCAGGTTATCCAAAATCTTTATGTCCCAGGGTACAG gtttcttcccacccCAAAGAATAAGAGAATAAAAGCAATTGATAGAGAGATCCGATCGATTCTGAGAGGCATAATAAAGAAGAGAGAACAGGATATAAAGACTGGAATGGCAAGCAACGATGACCTGTTGGGGCTGTTGATGGAGTCCAACATGAAGCACTTACAAGAAGATGGGAACAAGAATGCCGGGATGACAACCGAAGATGTGATTGAAGAATGCAAGCTCTTCTACTTTGCAGGGCAGGAGACAACATCTGTGTTGCTGACATGGACAATGATCTGCTTGAGCATGCATCCTACCTGGCAGATCCGCGCTAGAGAAGAAGTTCTTCGAGTCTTTGGCGAAAACAAACCCGATTTCGATGGCCTGAGCCACTTAAAGATC GTGACCATGATTCTGTATGAGGTGCTCAGGCTATACCCTCCATTTATTCTCCTCCGGAGGCAGACATACAAGACGATGAAACTTGGAGATGTGGTTTACCCACCAGGAGTTCTCCTCCTGCTGCATGCAATCTTCGTCCACCATGATCCAAACCTGTGGGGCAAAGATGCCAGTGAGTTCAATCCAGAGAGGTTCGGCGAAGGGGTCTCAAAGGCGTCGAAGGAACAGGTTGCGTTCTTCCCGTTCGGCGGAGGCCCTCGAATTTGCATCGGCCAGAACTTTGCGTTGCTGGAAGCAAAGATGGGACTGAGCATGATTCTTCAGCATTTCTCCTTTGATCTCTCGCCGTCGTATGCTCACGCTCCACACACTGTCTTCACTCTTCATCCCCAGCACGGTGCTCAAATAAGGTTGCGAAAACTCTTAAGTACTTATACTGATGAAATTGCAGGCAAAATATGTAAGTGA